One genomic window of Chitinophagaceae bacterium includes the following:
- a CDS encoding GH3 auxin-responsive promoter family protein → MEYPLDAQQKVFQALITAGKDTDWGKTHDYNGIRYAEDFRKRVPLQDYDSLKPFIQRIMDGEQNVLWNTPVKWFSKSSGTTSDKSKFIPMTAESIEDCHYRGAIDLLSAYCNANPDTKLLSGKGLIVGGSHQINPMNKNSAYGDLSAVLLQNMSFFAQWYRTPDLTVALMDDWEKKLEALANATVNEDVTNLSGVPTWTMLLIKRLFDISGKNNLKEVWPNLELYIHGGVSFKPYREEFRSLIRSNNMYYYETYNASEGFFGFQYGLEDDDLLLHLNNGIFYEFIPSSEFGNKEPRTIFLHEVIVGENYGLVISTNGGLWRYVVGDTIRFTSVRPYRIQVTGRLKHFINAFGEEVIVDNTDRALAEACNLTGAVVNDYTVAPIYLTVAHRGGHEWLIEFSKPPEDALHFAKVLDEALRSVNSDYDAKRSHDLALQLPVIHIVQPNTFYNWLKSKGKLGGQNKVPRLSNDRSYVEEILASIQLQQTSPA, encoded by the coding sequence ATGGAATATCCATTGGATGCGCAACAGAAAGTTTTTCAGGCACTCATCACAGCAGGAAAAGACACGGATTGGGGCAAAACACATGACTATAACGGTATTCGTTACGCTGAAGATTTCAGGAAACGTGTTCCACTGCAGGATTATGACTCCCTCAAACCATTCATTCAACGTATCATGGATGGGGAACAGAATGTGCTGTGGAATACTCCCGTAAAATGGTTTTCAAAATCTTCAGGCACCACATCAGATAAAAGCAAATTTATTCCGATGACAGCGGAGTCTATTGAAGATTGTCATTATCGCGGCGCTATTGATCTGTTGTCTGCTTATTGCAATGCAAATCCGGACACGAAGCTCCTTAGTGGAAAAGGATTGATTGTAGGTGGAAGCCATCAGATCAACCCGATGAATAAAAATTCGGCTTACGGTGATCTCTCTGCGGTATTGCTTCAAAACATGTCATTCTTCGCGCAGTGGTACCGCACTCCTGATCTTACGGTTGCCCTGATGGATGACTGGGAAAAAAAACTGGAAGCATTGGCCAATGCAACGGTGAATGAAGATGTAACCAATCTTTCAGGCGTACCGACCTGGACTATGCTGCTCATAAAAAGGCTATTCGATATCAGCGGCAAAAACAACCTGAAAGAAGTATGGCCAAATCTTGAGTTATACATTCACGGAGGTGTCAGCTTCAAGCCCTATCGGGAAGAATTCCGGTCACTGATCAGGTCCAATAACATGTACTACTATGAAACTTATAATGCCTCTGAAGGTTTTTTTGGTTTTCAATACGGATTGGAAGATGATGACCTTCTGCTGCACCTGAATAATGGCATTTTCTATGAATTTATACCTTCTTCCGAATTTGGAAATAAAGAACCCCGGACCATTTTTTTACATGAAGTTATCGTTGGTGAGAATTATGGTTTGGTGATCTCTACCAATGGCGGGCTGTGGCGATACGTGGTGGGTGATACTATCAGATTCACTTCAGTGCGCCCATACAGAATCCAGGTAACCGGAAGATTAAAACATTTCATCAATGCCTTTGGTGAAGAAGTGATTGTTGACAATACCGATCGCGCACTGGCAGAAGCCTGCAATTTAACCGGTGCCGTGGTAAATGATTATACAGTAGCTCCTATTTATCTCACAGTAGCGCATCGCGGAGGACATGAATGGCTGATTGAATTTTCTAAGCCGCCGGAAGACGCTCTGCATTTTGCAAAAGTGCTTGATGAAGCCTTGCGTTCCGTAAATTCAGATTACGATGCCAAGAGATCGCATGATCTTGCCTTGCAGCTTCCTGTAATTCATATAGTCCAACCAAATACTTTTTATAACTGGTTGAAATCGAAAGGAAAACTTGGCGGGCAAAACAAAGTTCCCCGCCTTAGTAATGACAGAAGTTATGTAGAAGAAATTCTGGCGTCAATACAACTTCAACAAACCTCTCCGGCTTAA
- the lptB gene encoding LPS export ABC transporter ATP-binding protein — MILRTENLVKAYRQRKVVDHVSVYVEQGEIVGLLGPNGAGKTTTFYMTVGLVRPDEGKILLDQLDITHQPMYKRAQEGIGYLPQEASIFRKLTVEDNVAAVLEMTRLSKKEQKEKLEILLDEFGLNHVRKNRGDLLSGGERRRTEIARALAVDPKFILLDEPFAGIDPIAVEDIQVIVAKLKFKNIGILITDHNVQETLSITDRAYLLFEGKILKQGTAEELAADEQVRKVYLGRNFELRRKNTVI; from the coding sequence ATGATCCTCCGAACAGAAAACCTCGTAAAAGCCTACCGCCAGCGAAAAGTAGTGGATCATGTTTCTGTGTATGTAGAACAGGGTGAGATTGTCGGACTGCTTGGCCCTAATGGCGCCGGGAAAACAACTACGTTTTATATGACAGTTGGACTTGTTCGCCCTGATGAAGGCAAGATATTACTTGATCAGCTCGACATCACGCATCAGCCCATGTACAAGCGTGCACAGGAAGGCATTGGTTACCTTCCACAGGAAGCATCCATCTTCAGAAAACTTACCGTAGAAGATAATGTGGCTGCAGTACTGGAAATGACTCGGTTATCAAAAAAAGAACAAAAAGAAAAACTTGAAATACTGCTGGATGAATTCGGATTGAATCATGTCCGGAAAAATCGCGGCGACTTGTTATCAGGTGGTGAAAGAAGAAGAACAGAAATTGCCCGCGCGCTGGCTGTTGATCCGAAATTTATATTGCTTGACGAACCCTTTGCCGGCATTGATCCGATTGCAGTAGAAGATATCCAGGTTATTGTTGCCAAACTGAAATTTAAAAACATCGGCATCCTGATAACGGATCACAATGTGCAGGAAACTTTATCCATTACTGATCGTGCTTACTTGCTCTTTGAAGGAAAAATTTTAAAACAGGGAACTGCCGAAGAACTGGCTGCAGATGAACAGGTACGCAAAGTTTATCTCGGCCGTAATTTTGAACTGAGGCGGAAAAACACTGTCATATAA